One genomic window of Micrococcus flavus includes the following:
- a CDS encoding 3-methyladenine DNA glycosylase: MTDPDAARLLEPPGPVDVALTLRPLQRGAADPTVRAAPEGVWLTRREPDGRGRTLPATLLVSPQAGGRVLARAWGPGAALAAARADLLLGLHDDGWAAFDTLLAPDSGRPVLPWHVREARRRRPGLRLPAGGQLARQLMTVVLEQKVTHDQARHGWRTLVRLSHRIDDATPPGPAPAGMLLPPTPDAVLRVPSWDWHARAWVQPAQSRAVLEVARRASTLDRLGEATPPGDAAAAARLARMLLRVPGIGPWTAAEALQRSHGAADIVSVGDYHLAQFVGQVLTGRRTDDAGMLRLLAPWAGHRQRVVRLIGLSGERKQAFGPKLTPADHRRI; the protein is encoded by the coding sequence ATGACCGACCCCGACGCCGCGCGCCTGCTGGAGCCCCCCGGGCCCGTGGACGTGGCGCTCACCCTGCGCCCCCTGCAGCGCGGCGCGGCGGACCCCACGGTACGGGCGGCCCCGGAGGGCGTGTGGCTGACCCGCCGGGAGCCGGACGGGCGTGGCCGGACCCTGCCCGCCACGCTGCTGGTCTCCCCGCAGGCCGGCGGGCGGGTCCTGGCGCGCGCGTGGGGCCCGGGCGCGGCGCTCGCGGCGGCCCGAGCAGACCTCCTGCTGGGCCTGCACGACGACGGCTGGGCCGCCTTCGACACGCTGCTCGCCCCCGACTCGGGCCGGCCCGTCCTCCCCTGGCACGTGCGGGAGGCCCGGCGACGCCGGCCGGGCCTGCGCCTGCCGGCCGGCGGCCAGCTGGCCCGCCAGCTCATGACGGTGGTGCTCGAGCAGAAGGTCACCCACGACCAGGCGCGGCACGGCTGGCGCACCCTCGTGCGCCTGTCCCACCGGATCGACGACGCCACGCCGCCCGGCCCCGCCCCGGCGGGCATGCTCCTGCCGCCGACCCCGGACGCGGTGCTGCGCGTGCCGTCCTGGGACTGGCATGCGCGCGCCTGGGTGCAGCCCGCCCAGTCGAGGGCGGTGCTGGAGGTGGCCCGCCGCGCGTCGACCCTGGACCGCCTCGGCGAGGCGACGCCGCCGGGGGACGCGGCCGCGGCCGCCCGGCTGGCCCGGATGCTGCTGCGGGTGCCCGGGATCGGGCCGTGGACGGCGGCCGAGGCCCTGCAGCGCAGCCACGGCGCCGCGGACATCGTGTCCGTGGGCGACTACCACCTGGCGCAGTTCGTGGGGCAGGTGCTCACGGGTCGGCGCACGGACGACGCCGGCATGCTGCGGCTGCTGGCGCCCTGGGCAGGGCACCGTCAGCGGGTGGTGCGGCTGATCGGGCTCTCGGGTGAGCGGAAGCAGGCGTTCGGACCGAAGCTGACCCCGGCCGACCACCGGCGGATCTGA
- a CDS encoding pyridoxal-phosphate dependent enzyme yields the protein MRCAQTVLDLIGHTPLVKLNRVTEGVQATVLVKVEYLNPGGSVKDRIALRMVEAAERDGKLAPGGTVVEPTSGNTGVGLALVAQQKGYRAVFVTPDKVGQEKRDVLTAYGAEIVVTPTAVDPASEESYYGVANRLEQEIPGAYQPNQFFNPAAPDSHYETTGPEIWQDTAGRVTHVVIGAGTGGTITGVGRYLKEVSADRPSGPVRVIGADPEGSVYSGGTGRPYFVEGVGEDIWVGNYDPSVPDEVIAVSDDEAFAMTRRLAAEEGLLVGGSSGLAVVAGLRVAKDLGPDDVMVIVLPDSGRGYLAKIFNDEWMDERGFHHAEQPTVLPGWARGRTRSAVPAAQDGGDGREGAVGGAGTPVEALEQAREETQHTVADASAPRTTPAGSRWDASLADVLADKEDLFPGSVPTLVTASPQTTVADAVATLNRYGVDGLPVIAEPRHDLRVGEVRGTVSAAALAAGLAAGRITGETPVGEAMEPALPGVGARTGLRAAARRLQDERTLLVMDAGVVQGVVTLHDVLAYVTA from the coding sequence CTGCGCTGCGCCCAGACCGTCCTCGACCTGATCGGGCACACCCCGCTCGTGAAGCTCAACCGTGTGACCGAGGGGGTGCAGGCCACCGTGCTCGTCAAGGTGGAGTACCTGAACCCCGGCGGCTCCGTGAAGGACCGCATCGCACTGCGCATGGTCGAGGCCGCGGAGCGGGACGGGAAGCTGGCCCCCGGCGGCACCGTGGTGGAGCCCACCTCCGGCAACACCGGCGTGGGCCTGGCGCTCGTGGCCCAGCAGAAGGGCTACCGGGCCGTGTTCGTCACCCCGGACAAGGTGGGCCAGGAGAAGCGCGACGTCCTCACGGCGTACGGCGCGGAGATCGTGGTGACCCCCACCGCCGTGGATCCGGCCTCGGAGGAGTCCTACTACGGCGTGGCGAACCGCCTGGAGCAGGAGATCCCCGGCGCCTACCAGCCCAACCAGTTCTTCAACCCGGCCGCCCCGGACTCGCACTACGAGACCACGGGCCCGGAGATCTGGCAGGACACCGCCGGGCGCGTGACCCACGTGGTGATCGGCGCCGGCACCGGCGGCACCATCACGGGAGTCGGCCGGTACCTGAAGGAGGTCTCGGCGGACCGTCCCTCCGGACCCGTGCGCGTGATCGGCGCGGACCCGGAGGGCTCCGTCTACTCCGGCGGCACCGGCCGCCCGTACTTCGTGGAGGGCGTCGGCGAGGACATCTGGGTGGGCAACTACGACCCGTCCGTGCCGGACGAGGTGATCGCCGTCTCCGACGACGAGGCGTTCGCCATGACCCGCCGCCTCGCCGCGGAGGAGGGCCTGCTGGTGGGCGGCTCCTCCGGCCTGGCCGTGGTGGCCGGCCTGCGTGTCGCGAAGGACCTGGGCCCGGACGACGTGATGGTGATCGTGCTCCCGGACTCCGGCCGCGGCTACCTGGCCAAGATCTTCAACGACGAGTGGATGGACGAGCGCGGCTTCCACCACGCCGAGCAGCCCACCGTGCTGCCCGGCTGGGCGCGCGGCCGCACCCGCTCCGCCGTGCCCGCCGCCCAGGACGGCGGGGACGGCCGCGAGGGCGCCGTCGGCGGTGCCGGCACGCCCGTCGAGGCGCTCGAGCAGGCGCGGGAGGAGACGCAGCACACCGTGGCGGACGCTTCCGCCCCCAGGACGACGCCGGCCGGCTCCCGCTGGGACGCCTCCCTCGCGGACGTGCTCGCGGACAAGGAGGACCTGTTCCCCGGCTCCGTGCCCACCCTCGTCACCGCGTCCCCGCAGACGACGGTGGCGGACGCCGTCGCCACCCTGAACCGGTACGGCGTGGACGGCCTGCCGGTGATCGCCGAGCCGCGCCACGACCTGCGCGTGGGCGAGGTGCGCGGCACCGTGTCCGCCGCCGCGCTCGCCGCCGGGCTCGCGGCCGGGCGCATCACCGGCGAGACCCCGGTGGGCGAGGCCATGGAGCCGGCGCTGCCCGGCGTCGGCGCCCGCACCGGTCTGCGCGCCGCCGCCCGCCGCCTCCAGGACGAGCGCACCCTGCTGGTCATGGACGCCGGCGTGGTGCAGGGCGTCGTGACGCTGCACGACGTCCTGGCCTACGTGACCGCCTGA
- a CDS encoding cystathionine gamma-synthase, giving the protein MTEQNVNEQPHPTAPAAAAGDAASGPQQGFATRAVHAGQHLDEVYGAVVPPLHISSTYAPTAIGELRRGYDYGRGTNPTRDALQEQLAALEAGVDEDGTPRATGLTFASGLAAETALIMGAGAPGMTIVMGNDVYGGSYRLISKVLAPWGVRHAVVDMADADRVAAAVEQAAGEGPVMVWLETPSNPMMKVSDIAAVADVAHAHGALLVVDNTFATPYLQNPIALGADVVVHSTTKYIGGHSDVIGGALVIPDAELAEKVKFQQFAAGAVNGPFDAYLTTRGLKTLGVRMDRHQANAQAIAEWLTGRAGVAQVLYPGLPDHPGHELAKTQMRGFGGMVSVRFTGGAAAAKRVAEATRLFQLAESLGGIESLMNYPAEMTHASVAGTELAVPNDLVRLSVGIEDATDLIADLDRAIGSL; this is encoded by the coding sequence GTGACCGAGCAGAACGTGAACGAGCAGCCCCATCCCACCGCCCCCGCCGCCGCGGCGGGCGACGCCGCCTCCGGGCCCCAGCAGGGCTTCGCCACCCGCGCCGTCCACGCCGGGCAGCACCTGGACGAGGTGTACGGGGCTGTGGTGCCCCCGCTGCACATCTCCAGCACCTACGCGCCCACGGCCATCGGCGAGCTGCGCCGCGGCTACGACTACGGCCGCGGCACGAATCCCACCCGTGACGCGCTCCAGGAGCAGCTCGCGGCCCTCGAGGCCGGAGTGGACGAGGACGGCACGCCGAGGGCCACCGGCCTGACGTTCGCCTCCGGCCTGGCGGCCGAGACCGCGCTCATCATGGGCGCCGGCGCGCCCGGCATGACCATCGTGATGGGCAACGACGTCTACGGCGGCTCCTACCGGCTGATCTCGAAGGTCCTCGCCCCGTGGGGCGTGCGGCACGCCGTGGTGGACATGGCGGACGCGGACCGGGTGGCCGCCGCCGTCGAGCAGGCCGCGGGGGAGGGGCCCGTGATGGTGTGGCTGGAGACCCCCTCCAACCCCATGATGAAGGTCTCCGACATCGCCGCGGTGGCGGACGTGGCTCACGCCCACGGCGCCCTGCTGGTCGTGGACAACACCTTCGCCACCCCGTACCTGCAGAACCCGATCGCCCTCGGCGCGGACGTGGTGGTGCACTCCACCACCAAGTACATCGGCGGGCACTCGGACGTGATCGGCGGTGCGCTCGTGATCCCGGACGCGGAGCTCGCCGAGAAGGTGAAGTTCCAGCAGTTCGCGGCCGGCGCCGTCAACGGCCCGTTCGACGCGTACCTCACCACGCGGGGGCTCAAGACCCTGGGCGTGCGCATGGACCGCCACCAGGCCAACGCCCAGGCGATCGCCGAGTGGCTCACCGGCCGGGCCGGCGTCGCGCAGGTGCTGTACCCGGGCCTGCCGGACCACCCCGGGCACGAGCTGGCGAAGACCCAGATGCGCGGCTTCGGCGGCATGGTGTCCGTCCGGTTCACCGGCGGCGCCGCGGCGGCCAAGCGGGTCGCCGAGGCCACCCGCCTGTTCCAGCTCGCCGAGTCCCTCGGCGGCATCGAGTCCCTGATGAACTACCCCGCGGAGATGACCCATGCTTCCGTGGCCGGCACCGAGCTGGCCGTCCCGAACGACCTCGTGCGCCTGTCCGTGGGCATCGAGGACGCCACGGATCTGATCGCGGACCTGGACCGGGCCATCGGCTCGCTCTGA